The Sebastes umbrosus isolate fSebUmb1 chromosome 19, fSebUmb1.pri, whole genome shotgun sequence genome has a segment encoding these proteins:
- the fktn gene encoding fukutin yields MLRVNRSVVLSLLIISSSVFLLFQLHYYRKYVSKAGPHILSRTGHLTASDVQWQTVKKFLGLAQRFRLPLFLADTAALTLLSHDALRQRDRLVREPHCSFLCTGRPVTSFALHANLWKYEPAFLLAVEEKGFEKLELRGEDPRLASLDTLSGEEIPLHFLFRLHGYIIQVVFLYERSGNYLWHGALRLKANVDRSFAPFKLLDYGRHAGAYDRPELLLTVLDGLDVRIPRNVSRFLSEQQHARYLECHYRDARNFLQLYPDDSSPEAVDFRRKVKKLLHLAARTLTQLDIPFWLSSGTCLGWFRQCSVISYSRDVDIGIFIVDFRSDIIAAFRDAGLSLKHKFGKVEDSLELSFLSDNVKLDVFFFYEDGDIAWNGGTQAKSGKKFKYVFPRFTLCWAELLELKVRVPCQTLDYVTANYGATWSVPVRSWDWKSSPSNVQENGVWPPAEWAELIQVY; encoded by the exons ATGCTTCGTGTGAACCGGTCGGTGGTTTTATCGCTGCTGATCATCAGCAGCTCGGTGTTTCTACTGTTCCAGCTCCATTACTACCGGAAATACGTCAGCAAG GCTGGCCCTCACATCCTGAGCCGAACAGGTCACCTGACCGCCAGCGACGTCCAATGG caAACGGTGAAGAAGTTTCTGGGGTTAGCTCAGCGCTTCAGGCTGCCGCTGTTCCTCGCCGACACCGCCGCGCTGACGCTGCTCTCCCATGATGCTCTGCGGCAGCGTGACCGACTGGTGCGTGAGCCGCACTGCAGCTTCCTGTGCACCGGCCGGCCAGTCACGTCCTTTGCTCTGCACGCCAACCTGTGGAAGTACGAG CCCgccttcctattggctgtcGAGGAGAAAGGCTTCGAGAAGCTGGAGCTGCGAGGGGAGGACCCGCGATTGGCCAGTCTGGACACCCTATCGGGCGAGGAGATCCCCCTCCACTTCCTGTTCCGCCTCCACGGTTACATCATTCAG GTGGTGTTCCTGTATGAGCGTAGCGGGAACTACCTGTGGCACGGAGCGCTGCGCCTCAAAGCCAACGTGGACCGAAGCTTCGCTCCCTTCAAGCTGCTCGACTACGGACGCCACGCTGGAGCTTACGACAG GCCGGAGTTGCTCCTGACGGTCCTGGACGGCCTCGACGTTCGAATCCCGCGCAACGTTTCCCGTTTTCTGTCCGAGCAGCAACACGCTCGCTATCTGGAGTGCCATTACCGTGACGCCCGCAACTTCCTGCAG CTCTACCCTGATGACTCGTCTCCGGAGGCGGTGGATTTTCGGAGGAAAGTGAAGAAGTTGCTTCATTTGGCAGCTCGAACACTCACTCAACTGGACATCCCCTTCTGGCTGAGCAGCGGCACCTGTCTGG GCTGGTTCAGGCAGTGCAGCGTCATCTCGTACAGTCGCGACGTCGACATCGGCATTTTCATCGTGGACTTCAGGTCGGACATCATCGCGGCGTTCAGGGACGCCGGACTGTCGCTCAAACACAAGTTTGGAAAG GTGGAGGACAGTCTGGAACTTTCCTTTTTGAGCGACAACGTCAAACTGGACGTTTTCTTTTTCTACGAGGACGGAGACATCGCGTGGAACGGAGGAACGCAGGCGAAGAGCGGCAAGAAGTTCAA GTATGTCTTCCCTCGTTTCACGCTGTGCTGGGCCGAGCTTCTGGAGCTGAAAGTTCGCGTTCCGTGCCAAACGCTCGACTACGTGACGGCGAACTACGGCGCCACCTGGAGCGTCCCGGTGAGGAGCTGGGACTGGAAGTCGTCGCCTAGCAACGTGCAGGAAAATGGGGTGTGGCCTCCGGCGGAGTGGGCGGAGCTTATTCAAGTCTACTGA
- the ufc1 gene encoding ubiquitin-fold modifier-conjugating enzyme 1 isoform X1, producing the protein MADEAARSAVSKLALLKTNAGPRDRALWPRRLKEEYQVLIQSVEQNKAADNDWFRLESNQDGTRWTGSCWFIHELLRYDFQLEFDIPVTYPNTAPEVAVPELDGKTAKMYRGGRICLTEHFAPLWARNAPRFGLAHLMALGLGPWLAVEIPDLINKGLVTHREQQGDAAERQGDAAE; encoded by the exons ATGGCGGACGAGGCCGCGCGCTCCGCGGTGTCGAAGCTCGCGCTGCTGAAGACGAACGCGGGTCCTCGTGACCGCGCGCTGTGGCCGCGGCGGCTGAAGGAGGAGTACCAGGTTCTGATCCAGAGCGTGGAGCAGAACAAGGCGGCGGATAACGACTGGTTCCGTCTGGAGTCCAACCAGGACGGGACCCGCTGGACCGGAAGCTGCTGGTTCATCCACGAGCTGCTCCGCTACGACTTCCAGCTGGAGTTCGACATCCCGGTGACGTACCCGAACACCGCGCCCGAGGTGGCGGTACCGGAGCTGGACGGGAAGACCGCTAAGATGTACCGGGGCGGTCGGATCTGCCTGACGGAACACTTCGCTCCGCTCTGGGCCCGCAACGCGCCGCGGTTCGGGCTGGCGCACCTCATGGCTCTGGGACTCGGACCCTGGCTCGCCGTGGAGATCCCGGACCTGATCAACAAGGGACTGGTCACACACCGGGAGCAGCAGGGCGACGCGGCGGAG CGGCAGGGCGACGCGGCGGAGTGA
- the ufc1 gene encoding ubiquitin-fold modifier-conjugating enzyme 1 isoform X2, protein MADEAARSAVSKLALLKTNAGPRDRALWPRRLKEEYQVLIQSVEQNKAADNDWFRLESNQDGTRWTGSCWFIHELLRYDFQLEFDIPVTYPNTAPEVAVPELDGKTAKMYRGGRICLTEHFAPLWARNAPRFGLAHLMALGLGPWLAVEIPDLINKGLVTHREQQGDAAERQGDAAE, encoded by the exons ATGGCGGACGAGGCCGCGCGCTCCGCGGTGTCGAAGCTCGCGCTGCTGAAGACGAACGCGGGTCCTCGTGACCGCGCGCTGTGGCCGCGGCGGCTGAAGGAGGAGTACCAGGTTCTGATCCAGAGCGTGGAGCAGAACAAGGCGGCGGATAACGACTGGTTCCGTCTGGAGTCCAACCAGGACGGGACCCGCTGGACCGGAAGCTGCTGGTTCATCCACGAGCTGCTCCGCTACGACTTCCAGCTGGAGTTCGACATCCCGGTGACGTACCCGAACACCGCGCCCGAGGTGGCGGTACCGGAGCTGGACGGGAAGACCGCTAAGATGTACCGGGGCGGTCGGATCTGCCTGACGGAACACTTCGCTCCGCTCTGGGCCCGCAACGCGCCGCGGTTCGGGCTGGCGCACCTCATGGCTCTGGGACTCGGACCCTGGCTCGCCGTGGAGATCCCGGACCTGATCAACAAGGGACTGGTCACACACCGGGAGCAGCAGGGC GACGCGGCGGAGCGGCAGGGCGACGCGGCGGAGTGA